CCCACATCCAGGGCTGGGTGCCCGGGAACCACTGGTGCATCACGTCCGCGGCGCCCAGCGCCTCGGCGGCCACCGCCACGCACAGCAGCGCGGTGAACATCCAGCCCACCGTGAAGCCGGCCCAGGAGCCTATGGAGCGCTCGGCGTGCACCGAGAAGGAGCCGGAGGCCGGATTGGCCGCGGCCATCTCGCCCAGCATCCGCATGATCAGCATGACCAGGGCGCCCGAGACGGCGTAGGCCAGCACGATCGAGGGCCCGGCCGCCGCGATGCCCTCGCGCGAGCCGACGAAGAGGCCCGCGCCGATCACGCCGCCCAGCGCGATCATCGACAGATGGCGCTGCTTGAGGCCGTTGGACAGCGAAGGGCCACTATCGGGGCCGGCGCCGTGCCCCGCGCCGGTCTGCCCGTGCGCGGGTGCGGCGGACGAGGGTGTCCGATTCATGTCGTACCTGTCCCAGTAGGTGAGAGCGGAGCAAGGCGATACTGCGTTCTCCCGGGGCGGCGACCGGTGCGACGGTGCTGCCAGGCCCCGCGGACCCCTGCCGGGGCAGGCGGGTCGCGCGGCGGCTGCCGACGGCGCAACTCCGGGGTCCTCGGCAAAGCTGGCTCAGTCTGGGTGCCGGTGTCCGCTCAGGGCAACAGTCGTGCAGCGAATGTTCGGTATTCAGACGTGATCGTGACCGTACGTACCCGAATCATCGTCGGATACGACACGGTGTGACGTGCGTCTCGCACCGACCGGTCCCCGTCGCCCGGAGTCAGCGCCGCGTACGGCGCGCCCGCAGCTCCCGTACGCCCGCCACGAGCAGCACCGCGCCGGTCGCCCCCGCCGACCACAGCAGCTGCGGACGTGCCGTGTCGTCGGTCAGCATCAGCACCACGACCCCGGCCATCGCCAGCAGCGCCACCCAGGTCAGATAGGGGAACGCCCACATCCGCAGGGTGAGCTTCCCGGGCGCCTCGCGTTCGATGCGGGGGCGCAGCCGCAGCTGGGACACCGCGATCAGACCCCAGACGAACAGCAGCACCGCGCCGACCGAGTTGAGCATGTAAAGGAAGACCGAATCCGGCCACTTCAGATTCAGCAGCACCGAGACGAAGCCGAAGGCCACCGAGGCCAGCACCGCCCGGCGCGGCACCCCGCCCCCGGACACCTTCAGCAGCGCCCGCGGCGCCTCGCCGCGCTCGGCCAGCGAGAACACCATCCGCGAGGAGCCGTAGAGGTTGGCGTTCAGCGCCGAGAGCAGCGCCACGAACACCACGATGTTCATGATCTGGCCGGCGCCCGGCACCCCGATGCCGTCCAGCACCGCCACGTACGGGCTGTGGCCCGGCCGCATCGACGACCACGGCAGCAGCGCCACGATGACCAGCATCGAGCCGACGTAGAAGAACAGGATCCGCCACACCGCGCTGCGCACCGCCCGGCCCACCGCGCGCGCCGGGTCGTCCGACTCGGCCGCGGCGATGGTGACGACCTCCAGCCCGCCGAAGGCGAACACCACGGCCAGCACCCCGGAGACCACCCCGGCCCAGCCGTGCGGCAGGAACCCGCCGTGCCCGGTGAGGTTCGCCGTCCCGACCGGCTCCGTACCGGGCAGCACGCCGAAGACCGCCAGCAGGCTCAGCACCAGGAACAGCACGATCGCGGTGACCTTCAGCGCCGCGAACCAGAACTCGAACTCGCCGAAGTTCTTCACCGCCGCCAGGTTGGCCGCGGTGAACACGACCATGAAGATCAGCACCCAGCCCCACTGCGGCACCGCCGGCGCCCAGCCGTGGGCGATCTGCGCCGCGCCGGTGGCCTCCACCGCCAGCACCACGACCAGCAGGAACCAGTACAGCCACCCCACGCTGAAGCCGGCCCAGCGGCCCAGCGCCCGCTCCGCGTGCACCGAGAACGCCCCGGAGGCCGGCATCGCCGCCGACATCTCACCGAGCATCCGCATGATCAGCGTCGCCAGCGCGCCCGCGATCAGATACGACAGCACGATCCCCGGACCGGCCACCGCGATGCCCGCGCCGGACCCCACGAACAGGCCCGCGCCGATCACCCCGCCCAGCCCCAGCATCGTCAGATGGCGCTGCTTGAGCCCCCCTGACAGCGGTTCCTGCCGGCCGGTTCCCTCGCCGAGCGCGGTCTGCCCGGCGGTGGTCGGTGTGTCGTGCATCGTTCGTAACTCTCGCAAGGGGCGGGGCGGGCGGGCCGCGTCCAGGACACGTCCCGGGCCGCCGGAGGTTTGGGGGAACTCCACAGGTCACCGCGGGGTGCACCCAGTGTCGCCGCACCACGCGCGCTAGCACAAAACCGGCGCCCTGGAGCCGGCCCGGCCGTGATGAGCATCACGTGACCTGCGAAGACGCCGCCCGCGTCAACAGGGGCGGCCCCGGCGGCGGTTGTTCGGAACTCTCCAAGCGGGCCGGTGCGGCTTTGTCACCGCCACACGATGATCGCCACCGGTCCTCTGGACTAACGTCATCGCGTCCCGACCCGTCCCGATCCCTCTCACACCCGCGGAGTCCCGATGAGCACCGCCGCCCTCACCCCTTCCGGTACGGTCCTGGCCGACCTGCTGCCGGCCGCCACCGCCTCCCGCGCCCGCGTCCGTGACGCCGCGCTGGTCGTCGGCGGCGCCGCGCTCACCGGTCTCGCGGCGCAGATCGCCGTCCCGGTCCCCGGCTCCCCGGTCCCGGTCACCGGCCAGACCTTCGCCGCGCTCCTGGTCGGCGCCTCGCTCGGCGCGGGCCGCGGTCTGCTCTCGCTCGCGCTGTACGCCCTGGCGGGCCTCGCCGGCCTGCCGTGGTTCGCCGCCGGCACCTCCGGCGCCGGCGCCACCTTCGGCTACATCGTCGGCATGCTGCTGGCCGCCGGCCTGGTGGGCGCGCTGGCCCGCCGCGGCGGCGACCGCGGCGTGCTGCGCACCGCCGCCACCATGGCCGCCGGCACCGCCGTGATCTACGGCGTCGGCGTCCCCTACCTCGCGCTGAGCGCGCACCTGCCCCTCGGCCAGGCCGCCGCCGTGGGCCTGGTGCCGTTCCTGATCGGCGACGCGCTCAAGGCCGCGCTGGCGATGGGGGCCCTGCCGACTGCCTGGAAGCTGGCCGGCCGCCGCGGCTGACCGCACCCGCACCGCAACGAGGGCGGGCCCGCACCGTATGCCGGTGCGGGCCCGCCCTCGTGCACGTCCGCTACGCGCGCTCGACGACCTCGGCCGTCCCCGCGTCCGCCGCCCGCTCCCGCGGCCGCCGCCGGTCCAGGATGAGTCCGACCGCCAGCACCACCACGGCCGCGACCACCGACAGCACCATCTGCTCGCGCCCGTCCGGGTCGTAGAACATGTAGCCGACGACGAAGACGATCAGCCCGATCGTCGCGTACGTCAGCCACGGGTACAGCCACATCCGCACCGTCAGCCGCTCCGGCGTCTCCCGCTCCAGGGTCCGCCGCATCCGCAGCTGCGAGAAGCAGATGACCAGCCACACGAACAGGGCCACCGCACCCGAGGAGTTCAGCAGGAACTGGAAGATGGTGTCCTTCGACGTGTAGCTGAAGATCGTCGCGATGAAGCCGAAGGCGACCGAGGCCCAGATCGCCACCGCCGGCACCCCGCCCTTGTTGACCGTCGCGAACGACTTCGGCGCGTCGCCCCGCTGGCCGAGCGAGAACGCCATCCGCGAGGCGGTGTACAGCCCGGAGTTCAGACAGGACAGCACCGCGGTCAGCACCACCACGTCCATCACGGTGCCGGCGTACGGGATGTCCAGCGACGTCAGCACCGCCACGTACGGGCTCTTGACCACCGCCGGGTCGTTCCACGGCAGCAGCGTCACGATCACCGCGATCGAGCCGATGTAGAACAGCGCGATCCGCCAGATGACGCTGTTGACGGCCTTGCGCACGGCCTGCACGGGGTTGGGCGACTCGCCCGCGGCCAGCGTGACGATCTCGCTGCCCATGAACGAGAAGACCACCAGCAGCATGCCGGAGAGGATCGCGCCCGGACCGTGCGGCAGGAACCCGCCGTGCCCGGTCAGATTGGCCATCCCCGCCGCGTGGTCACCCGGCGGCAGCCCGAAGACCGCCAGCGCGCCGACCACGATGAACACCACGATCGCCACGACCTTGATCCCGGCGAACCAGAACTCGAACTCGCCGAACGACCCCACCGACACCAGGTTCGTGCCGGTCAGCACGATCATCACCAGCAGCGCCCAGGCCCACTGCGGGACGGCCGGGACCCAGCCGGTGAGGATCGCGCCGGCCGCGGTCGCCTCGACGGCCAGCACCACCGACCAGAAGAACCAGTACAGCCAGCCGATCGTGAAGCCCGCCCAGCGGCCCAGCGCCCGGTCGGCGTACGCGGAGAACGAGCCCGAGGCGGGGGAGGCCGCGGCCATCTCGCCCAGCATCCGCATCACCAGCACGACCAGCAGACCGGTCAGCGCGTACGAGAGCAGGATGCCCGGGCCGGCCGCCGCGATGCCCGCCCCGGAGCCGACGAACAGGCCGGCGCCGATCACCCCGCCGATGGCGATCATCGACAGATGGCGGTTCTTCAGCCCCGCCTGCAGCCCGTCCTGCGACTGCCCCCCGGCGGGTCCGCTGCCGGGATCGCCGACAGGGGGTACCGCAGTGGGGGTGCCCCCGGCACCAGGAGAGCGAGGGGAAGGGTGCGCGCCCATATGCACCGTCCTTCGTGGTTCGCGGATGGGAACCCCCGCATTAGATCTTCGTTCACCCATGGATTGGAAGGTCTGACCCCGGATTGTTGTCTGGAACACTGGTCAGTTGCGTGCGTCACATACGTACGCAAGGTCACAGCGCCCTTCCACGCGGAGGTCCACAGGAAGACCCGGCGGCGCCTACCCCGCACCGCGCGTGTCACACTCATCGCATGCGCGTGTATCTCGGCTCCGACCATGCAGGGTTCGACCTCAAGAACCACCTCGTCGAGTGGCTCAAGGCCCACGGCCACGAGCCCGTCGACTGCGGCCCCCACATCTACGACGCCCAGGACGACTACCCGCCGTTCTGCCTGCGCGCCGCGGAGCAGACCGCAGCCGACCCGGACAGCCTCGGCATCGTGATCGGCGGCTCCGGCAACGGCGAGCAGATCGCCGCCAACAAGGTCAAGGGCGTACGCGCCGCGCTGGCCTGGAGTGTGGAGACCGCCAAGCTCGGCCGCGAGCACAACAACGCCAACGTCGTCTCCGTCGGCGCCCGGATGCACACCCAGGACGAGGCGACCACCTTCGTCGAGGTCTTCCTGCGCACCCCCTACTCGGGCGAGGACCGGCACACCCGCCGCATCGAGATGCTCGCCGCGTACGAGACCACCGGTGAACTGCCGGCCATCCCTGCCCACCACCCGCAGGGCTGACCACCGCACACCGCCGTCGCCCGCCCGCCCCGGACGCCGGGGAGGGCGGGCGCGCCCACTGGAGGACGCCGCCCGTGCCCGAGGGCCACACGATCCACCGGCTCGCCCTGGACCACCGCGCCCGCTTCGAGGGCGAACGGGTCCGCGTGAGCAGCCCGCAGGGCAAGTTCGCCGCCGGTGCCGCGCTCGTCGACGGCCAGGTCATGACGACCGCCGAGGCCCACGGCAAGCACCTCTTCCTCGGCTTCGGCCCGCCCCCGAGGACCTCCGACGAACCCCCGGCCCCCGCTCCGTTCGACCGGGGGGACCCCCAGCACTGGATCCACGTCCACCTCGGCCTCTTCGGCAAGCTCGGCTTCGGTGCCGGCACCGCCCCGCCGCCCACCGAGACCGTACGGCTGCGGCTGGCCACCCCGGACGCCTATGCCGACCTCCGCGGCCCCACCACCTGCGCACTGATCACCGACGCCGAGAAGCAGGCGATACACGACCGCCTCGGCCCCGACCCGCTGCGCCCCGGCGACGACCCCGGCCTCGCCTGGCAGCGGATCTCCCGCAGCCGGACGACCATCGCGGCGCTGCTCCTCGACCAGAAGGTCATCGCAGGCGTCGGCAACGTCTACCGCGCCGAGGTCCTCTTCCGGCACGCCGTCGACCCGTACCTGCCCGGCCGTGAGCTCACCCGCGACCTGTGGGACGCCCTCTGGGCCGACCTGGTGTTCCTGATGGGCGAGGGCGTCCGCCACAACCGCATCGACACCGTGCGGCCCGAGCACCTGCCCGAGGCCATGGGCCGCCCGCCGCGCGTCGACGACCACGGCGGTGAGGTGTACGTCTACCGCCGCGACCGGCAGGGCTGCCACATCTGCGGCGCCGAGATCCGCACCGCCGGCCTCGCCGCCCGCAACCTCTTCTGGTGCCCGGGCTGCCAGCCGGCCACGGCGCTCCGCTGACCCGTCGTCCGGTCAGCACCCGTCGCCCGGTCAGAACCCGTGCGGCAGCCAGGGCGCCGCGTCCGACCCGAACGCCACCGACGCGGCCGCCAGCGCCCCCGGCCGCAGCTCCCGCACCCGGCCGGCCGCCGCCAGTGACGTGAGCGGGAACCCGCCCAGCAGGGCCGACCCCACCTCCCGCACGGACAGCGCCAGTTCGGCCGGCTCCGAGGTCCGCGCGCAGGTCGCGCCCGCGGCGTCGCCGGACAGCCGCCACCGCCCCTCGTTCCACGGGCAGAACTCGTCCGCGACCTGGAGCACCACGTCCACCGGCGTCCGGTACGTCCGCGCCGCCAGCGCCGCGCCGACCTCCACCGGCCGCACGAACAGCGACTCCCGCAGCCCGATCCCGCACCGCCGCATGTCCGCCACCAGATGCGGCAGCGCGTCGTCCACCGGACGGCTGGCCACCGTCACCGACGACGTCAGATCGATCCCGAACAGGAAGCGCCACAGCGCCGCGTACACCACCGGATCGAGCGCCTCCACCTGCCGGACCCGCACCGTCCCGTGCGGCCCCGCCGCGTCCCACTCCGGTTTGACCGCGAAGCGCGCATACCCCCGCACCTCGCCGTCCACCTCGGCCAGCACGCACTGGAGCACACCGGCCCCGTCCCGGTCGGCCGGGACGTCGAGCACCCCGATCCGCTCCCAGCCGGGCCGCCGGGCCAGCCTCCCCGGCCGGGTCGGCACCAGCCGCGCGTACACCGACTCGCACTCCGCCAGCGCGGCCACCGGATCCGCCGCCCGCAGTCGTACGCCGTCCACCCCCGGCAGCTCCGGCGCCGCCAGCCGCACCGTGTCCACCGTCATCCGCATGTCCAGCGCCGCCACGCCGTAGCCGAACCGCCCGTAGATCGCCGGCTCCGAGGCGGTGAGCACCGCCAGCGGCTCACCGCGCTCACGGACGTCCGCCAGCTGGTGGCGCATCATCGCGCGCAGCACCCCGCG
The sequence above is a segment of the Streptomyces lydicus genome. Coding sequences within it:
- a CDS encoding GNAT family N-acetyltransferase; translation: MTTELRVLRDEEWAVWSDRLDLAFGGLVQSSEKLAIRRDLTEFDRSLGVWDGPACVGTAGAFSFGLTVPGGAEVPVAGVTMVSVQPTHRRRGVLRAMMRHQLADVRERGEPLAVLTASEPAIYGRFGYGVAALDMRMTVDTVRLAAPELPGVDGVRLRAADPVAALAECESVYARLVPTRPGRLARRPGWERIGVLDVPADRDGAGVLQCVLAEVDGEVRGYARFAVKPEWDAAGPHGTVRVRQVEALDPVVYAALWRFLFGIDLTSSVTVASRPVDDALPHLVADMRRCGIGLRESLFVRPVEVGAALAARTYRTPVDVVLQVADEFCPWNEGRWRLSGDAAGATCARTSEPAELALSVREVGSALLGGFPLTSLAAAGRVRELRPGALAAASVAFGSDAAPWLPHGF
- a CDS encoding Fpg/Nei family DNA glycosylase — translated: MPEGHTIHRLALDHRARFEGERVRVSSPQGKFAAGAALVDGQVMTTAEAHGKHLFLGFGPPPRTSDEPPAPAPFDRGDPQHWIHVHLGLFGKLGFGAGTAPPPTETVRLRLATPDAYADLRGPTTCALITDAEKQAIHDRLGPDPLRPGDDPGLAWQRISRSRTTIAALLLDQKVIAGVGNVYRAEVLFRHAVDPYLPGRELTRDLWDALWADLVFLMGEGVRHNRIDTVRPEHLPEAMGRPPRVDDHGGEVYVYRRDRQGCHICGAEIRTAGLAARNLFWCPGCQPATALR
- a CDS encoding biotin transporter BioY, whose translation is MSTAALTPSGTVLADLLPAATASRARVRDAALVVGGAALTGLAAQIAVPVPGSPVPVTGQTFAALLVGASLGAGRGLLSLALYALAGLAGLPWFAAGTSGAGATFGYIVGMLLAAGLVGALARRGGDRGVLRTAATMAAGTAVIYGVGVPYLALSAHLPLGQAAAVGLVPFLIGDALKAALAMGALPTAWKLAGRRG
- a CDS encoding ribose-5-phosphate isomerase, whose translation is MRVYLGSDHAGFDLKNHLVEWLKAHGHEPVDCGPHIYDAQDDYPPFCLRAAEQTAADPDSLGIVIGGSGNGEQIAANKVKGVRAALAWSVETAKLGREHNNANVVSVGARMHTQDEATTFVEVFLRTPYSGEDRHTRRIEMLAAYETTGELPAIPAHHPQG
- a CDS encoding amino acid permease, whose product is MGAHPSPRSPGAGGTPTAVPPVGDPGSGPAGGQSQDGLQAGLKNRHLSMIAIGGVIGAGLFVGSGAGIAAAGPGILLSYALTGLLVVLVMRMLGEMAAASPASGSFSAYADRALGRWAGFTIGWLYWFFWSVVLAVEATAAGAILTGWVPAVPQWAWALLVMIVLTGTNLVSVGSFGEFEFWFAGIKVVAIVVFIVVGALAVFGLPPGDHAAGMANLTGHGGFLPHGPGAILSGMLLVVFSFMGSEIVTLAAGESPNPVQAVRKAVNSVIWRIALFYIGSIAVIVTLLPWNDPAVVKSPYVAVLTSLDIPYAGTVMDVVVLTAVLSCLNSGLYTASRMAFSLGQRGDAPKSFATVNKGGVPAVAIWASVAFGFIATIFSYTSKDTIFQFLLNSSGAVALFVWLVICFSQLRMRRTLERETPERLTVRMWLYPWLTYATIGLIVFVVGYMFYDPDGREQMVLSVVAAVVVLAVGLILDRRRPRERAADAGTAEVVERA
- a CDS encoding amino acid permease; the protein is MHDTPTTAGQTALGEGTGRQEPLSGGLKQRHLTMLGLGGVIGAGLFVGSGAGIAVAGPGIVLSYLIAGALATLIMRMLGEMSAAMPASGAFSVHAERALGRWAGFSVGWLYWFLLVVVLAVEATGAAQIAHGWAPAVPQWGWVLIFMVVFTAANLAAVKNFGEFEFWFAALKVTAIVLFLVLSLLAVFGVLPGTEPVGTANLTGHGGFLPHGWAGVVSGVLAVVFAFGGLEVVTIAAAESDDPARAVGRAVRSAVWRILFFYVGSMLVIVALLPWSSMRPGHSPYVAVLDGIGVPGAGQIMNIVVFVALLSALNANLYGSSRMVFSLAERGEAPRALLKVSGGGVPRRAVLASVAFGFVSVLLNLKWPDSVFLYMLNSVGAVLLFVWGLIAVSQLRLRPRIEREAPGKLTLRMWAFPYLTWVALLAMAGVVVLMLTDDTARPQLLWSAGATGAVLLVAGVRELRARRTRR